The proteins below come from a single Gimesia alba genomic window:
- a CDS encoding mitotic spindle assembly checkpoint protein MAD1, which yields MKKFLGLLLNCMAVCLCSAIGIGAGMYWIQTTQQHPATAPTIQQVGSSHTRQLEQAPNLIRVPAAPASQASPIPTSVAPQTRVLQQVAAINSQPTVSPNETSVSLLVDNKTVGTINKDGTGGTAPIFYLTPEELKSISFLFTKGSDIGATDITQPAATGIQGSLVFATSSANPVTATYSIPPQTFVNGDLTIVVSLPTSSTASDTFTFQIKNYPIIKSVEVKSPKTSSTVTSITDGGEYFLPGPTANLSVLISGTQIDCKLELFRKTGTTEESLLSVNKPAADFGNPVTHEIKQTGEYVLKLFEQDKPAPYETFEFKIKNIIQNQPQYPEIGIVTDSGDGDPSMLAIDYSEPNSNVNGTPCYLLRSSNLILNITKSKDRTAVFESQKIDSIPATANQFESNIKAVKDEVSSTAETYTLSGLEHGIYQFRFKDSWVSEPGKGQSKTITVMIPRPAAINPLKPALTSYKNQKYAEPKTNFQNTLNVFNGYLVLSGTNASPDRALKFMLFNQSGGKLLPATPQQLKVDYQPGQNGAWQATLKINKDGAIVDESLYILRQEGDQFSFSNAVKIQLQNSTLTENSGTIQLSAFKIGSDEKSPVAISTTEPFFLNTNSPIFQSTSGGSQNIQYVLFSKGSNSPIGFGDFENMKTAKFLAPLPDGQYKLYIKFAQGDQLSSSQSETFTLNIQKGGLEVVDVQPPNFGTAPGVVKLKIKFSSKNPLEGDDKDPFSSVDLKKIFHLIPSKGTGNFLSGETLNITKGVYQSYDNAVILSFENIPADIYQLVITGSELKDIFGNKLEGNDKQPGTNFVRVLNKPGSDSASASRTAVPAVPTTEFVEYHEYEKRDLPADGFNPSDKVVTRVARLYYYRDAHRVAQILNSEVQSLNHKGYQEAQLQADQARESYEAAVLNRRLQEEKAIRASKELRQKENEYRNQQQILSGLVRERANPDIDDATKNQLESAITDAQRVMNDLRGDISTLSSEMNTEDDELKKLDLKEDQLSAALFRSELRAEKTDLYTIGNGDPESYDAVRQVTIKVIGEGLIHLRGPIKGVNIIRTMINQIDSPVGQVRIAMHTIQVNGEDAKRMENVADRIQKSIDQSRFLTVQSAQMLRKAIVAVASEVAISTCQDGFAMTQEQRDEKYLYAFFGRDFIEALQEMDSEFLQSGNKLLSIHSMDTTSLSSALFVLALAKNDIRQQILARFYASIETDLPNAECQFLYQGGITKANKHPHKMNLLAPYANFQSFRGFFDHEVIGTDTMTPIQREFVRLAQIFKAKLTTERELNLHVMERAMIEQRVGNYLEELKAAKAKEDLEEQALAEVQKSVQDSQIKVIQTTARLQARVSQISNEYAAVTQKFDSFQRVFEQVVNEVLRAFAVNKTIDINSLSEAEKAQLIKTLFPIDPEEGQNIYTPFDQRLWVVLVNFFPEIIQNSQSLNNLSSNISPLIKSSKNIQITNSMIQESLSSVRQNLNTLKNKEGYELYKKVILKQKGKFKYGNKVFNFRFENFSSNNSNKVALMITGQPNFDDLDKITKAYVNDARQAIKKLYWYNQTEAMQKKLDQAQHYLNEIESKEMDSMRDIHRIARAYYLIKDVSEHTADTARHFVEELQDVNQKLGKAGTDSAGIQTAYSNWRTVNSQVFQYLKSGNPIYEEAIELFQTVDKSFNELFEAGLKLKFAEQNAKNSRLSLDHKKFLDMQIDQTEDKFIELVEGTRAHTANIDNYLKRIATALEDDFNTQFYYPAFKEARDASRYWNVSFGSMETSSILTNNRSLGKVAPKATIEFDLPKRQLAIVEGMNIAEAAFKEYGALVNDPTFLAITSMNGGENVQGGYTIKPDSLDKQVLGQPGSQGQRFGSAFENLIPDPAVFKFETGTGFTVRPVIQPDGQAVVFDLNYLYRTNVREPVRADEKHLGRIKEHFIDTDVQLGNYELREISRFVIALKASRTANGVPLLSDVPGVGVLFRPTPSAESSLQQSQIMSQAVIYPTLFDLMGLRWAPAVADVGPLELSNREFISKGRDRFLKNRVYDYAGSQVDQFLQIKEPERRSDLYRTQETIPDVHPNGYMGPGLNLKRSHLQENFHPEQQNPSERFIPRSNRDGFRDTDRAVPVLPSGPGLNSLPPIPSAAPAETSAMPVRDNQIQPASWTATDLSPKREPTIVSPQQEARISSPRRVVSQSVTRSAPTAATPKVPANNYPVQQKAAPSQPKQTSIYKRSVSRIKSLFRN from the coding sequence ATGAAGAAGTTTCTCGGTTTATTGTTGAATTGTATGGCCGTTTGTCTCTGCTCCGCCATCGGCATTGGAGCCGGCATGTACTGGATACAAACGACCCAACAACATCCGGCAACCGCCCCCACCATCCAGCAGGTAGGCTCCTCTCATACCAGACAACTTGAGCAAGCACCAAATCTAATCAGGGTCCCCGCTGCACCAGCGAGCCAGGCCAGCCCGATCCCTACCTCGGTCGCTCCGCAAACTAGAGTGTTGCAACAAGTGGCCGCAATTAATAGTCAGCCTACTGTTTCCCCAAATGAGACAAGCGTTTCCTTACTCGTCGATAATAAAACAGTTGGAACAATCAATAAAGATGGTACTGGTGGAACCGCTCCCATATTTTATCTAACGCCGGAAGAACTGAAGAGTATTTCATTTCTATTCACAAAAGGAAGTGATATTGGGGCGACTGATATCACCCAGCCGGCAGCAACGGGGATTCAGGGTTCTTTAGTGTTCGCTACGTCCTCTGCGAACCCAGTAACCGCAACGTATTCCATTCCCCCACAGACTTTTGTCAACGGTGATTTGACTATTGTGGTAAGTCTTCCGACTAGTTCGACTGCATCTGATACATTCACTTTCCAGATCAAAAATTATCCCATCATCAAATCCGTTGAAGTGAAATCTCCCAAAACCTCCAGCACGGTCACTTCGATTACGGATGGAGGCGAATATTTTCTGCCTGGTCCCACCGCAAATCTGTCGGTTCTCATTAGTGGCACACAGATCGATTGCAAGCTGGAACTATTTCGCAAAACAGGCACTACCGAAGAATCTTTGCTTTCAGTAAACAAACCAGCCGCCGATTTTGGTAACCCGGTTACGCATGAAATCAAGCAGACGGGTGAGTACGTATTGAAACTGTTTGAACAAGATAAACCAGCTCCCTACGAAACGTTCGAATTCAAAATCAAAAACATCATTCAGAACCAGCCTCAATACCCTGAAATCGGCATTGTTACAGATAGTGGTGACGGCGATCCTTCTATGCTCGCCATTGATTATTCCGAACCAAATTCCAACGTAAATGGAACTCCCTGTTATCTGCTTCGCAGTTCGAATCTGATACTCAATATTACGAAATCGAAAGACCGAACAGCCGTCTTCGAATCTCAGAAGATCGATTCGATTCCAGCGACTGCCAATCAATTCGAGTCAAATATAAAAGCGGTCAAAGACGAAGTCTCATCGACTGCAGAAACTTACACTCTCTCTGGACTTGAACATGGTATCTACCAGTTCCGGTTTAAAGACAGTTGGGTCAGCGAACCAGGTAAGGGTCAATCAAAAACGATTACCGTCATGATCCCCAGACCGGCTGCGATCAACCCGTTGAAACCAGCACTCACTTCCTACAAGAATCAGAAATACGCAGAACCCAAAACAAACTTTCAGAACACTCTCAACGTATTTAACGGGTATCTCGTCTTATCCGGAACCAATGCCAGCCCGGATCGTGCGTTAAAATTCATGCTCTTCAACCAGAGCGGCGGCAAACTTCTGCCAGCGACTCCACAACAATTGAAAGTAGACTACCAGCCAGGACAGAACGGTGCCTGGCAGGCAACACTGAAGATCAATAAAGACGGAGCAATTGTTGATGAATCGCTGTATATTCTTAGACAGGAAGGCGATCAATTTTCGTTTTCTAACGCCGTCAAAATTCAACTTCAAAACAGTACACTGACAGAAAACTCAGGAACGATACAGCTTTCTGCTTTCAAGATAGGCTCTGATGAAAAATCACCGGTAGCCATATCTACTACAGAGCCTTTCTTCCTGAATACGAATTCCCCCATCTTTCAGAGTACCTCTGGTGGCTCACAGAATATTCAGTATGTCCTGTTTTCCAAAGGATCGAACAGTCCCATAGGATTTGGTGACTTCGAAAACATGAAAACAGCGAAGTTTCTCGCCCCCTTACCCGACGGTCAATACAAACTCTACATTAAATTTGCGCAAGGCGACCAACTCTCCAGCAGTCAAAGCGAGACATTCACGCTCAACATTCAGAAAGGCGGCTTGGAAGTGGTCGACGTCCAGCCTCCCAACTTCGGAACGGCCCCCGGTGTGGTAAAGCTGAAAATCAAATTTTCTTCCAAGAATCCATTAGAAGGGGATGATAAAGACCCATTTTCTTCTGTTGATCTCAAAAAAATATTCCATCTCATCCCCAGCAAAGGTACCGGCAACTTTCTGAGTGGTGAAACGTTGAATATCACTAAGGGAGTCTACCAGTCGTATGACAATGCAGTAATACTCTCATTTGAAAACATACCAGCCGATATTTATCAACTCGTGATTACAGGAAGTGAACTCAAAGACATTTTCGGCAACAAGCTGGAGGGGAACGATAAACAGCCCGGCACCAATTTTGTCCGTGTTTTAAACAAACCCGGTAGTGACTCCGCCTCTGCCAGTCGCACCGCCGTTCCCGCGGTCCCGACTACGGAATTTGTGGAATATCATGAATATGAAAAACGGGATCTCCCTGCAGATGGATTCAATCCTTCAGACAAAGTCGTGACCCGGGTCGCGCGGCTGTATTACTATCGCGATGCCCATCGGGTTGCACAGATTCTCAATTCGGAAGTTCAGTCGCTGAATCATAAAGGCTACCAGGAGGCCCAGCTGCAAGCCGATCAGGCCAGAGAATCCTACGAAGCAGCCGTCCTCAATCGCCGTCTGCAGGAAGAAAAAGCGATTCGCGCCTCAAAAGAACTGCGGCAAAAAGAAAACGAATACCGTAACCAGCAACAGATTCTCAGCGGCCTGGTGCGTGAACGTGCCAACCCCGATATTGATGACGCGACCAAAAACCAACTCGAGTCTGCCATCACTGATGCTCAGCGGGTCATGAACGACTTGCGGGGCGATATCTCGACACTGTCTTCTGAGATGAATACTGAAGACGACGAGCTCAAAAAACTGGATCTGAAAGAAGACCAACTCAGCGCAGCATTGTTCCGCAGCGAATTGCGGGCGGAAAAAACAGATCTTTATACCATCGGAAACGGTGATCCTGAATCTTACGACGCCGTTCGACAAGTCACGATTAAAGTCATCGGTGAAGGATTGATTCATCTGCGAGGTCCGATCAAAGGGGTGAATATCATCCGGACGATGATCAACCAGATCGATTCCCCCGTCGGACAGGTTCGCATTGCGATGCACACCATCCAGGTCAACGGCGAAGATGCCAAACGTATGGAAAACGTCGCCGACCGGATTCAGAAATCAATCGATCAGAGCCGGTTTCTGACCGTGCAGTCTGCCCAGATGTTACGCAAAGCAATCGTCGCCGTCGCTTCCGAAGTCGCCATCTCCACCTGTCAGGATGGATTCGCGATGACACAGGAACAGCGCGACGAAAAATATCTGTACGCGTTCTTCGGACGCGATTTCATTGAAGCACTTCAGGAAATGGATTCCGAATTCCTGCAGTCCGGCAACAAACTGCTCTCCATTCATTCGATGGACACCACCAGTCTCTCGTCTGCCCTGTTCGTGCTGGCACTAGCCAAAAACGACATTCGGCAGCAGATTCTGGCACGATTTTATGCCTCGATTGAAACAGACCTGCCTAATGCAGAATGCCAGTTCCTCTACCAGGGCGGCATTACGAAAGCGAACAAACATCCGCATAAAATGAACCTGCTGGCACCGTATGCCAACTTCCAGTCCTTCCGGGGTTTCTTCGATCACGAAGTCATCGGCACCGATACCATGACGCCGATCCAACGCGAATTCGTCCGGCTGGCACAAATCTTCAAAGCCAAACTGACCACCGAACGAGAACTCAACCTGCACGTCATGGAACGCGCCATGATCGAACAACGCGTCGGCAACTATCTGGAAGAACTGAAAGCAGCCAAAGCAAAAGAAGATCTCGAAGAACAGGCACTCGCGGAAGTACAAAAATCGGTGCAAGACAGCCAGATCAAAGTCATCCAAACCACAGCCCGATTACAGGCACGCGTTTCTCAAATCAGCAATGAATACGCTGCAGTCACACAGAAATTTGATTCATTTCAGAGGGTCTTCGAACAGGTTGTGAACGAAGTCTTAAGGGCATTTGCGGTTAACAAGACAATCGACATCAATTCGTTATCAGAAGCAGAAAAAGCTCAGCTTATTAAAACTCTGTTTCCTATCGACCCGGAAGAAGGTCAGAATATATATACTCCTTTTGATCAACGGCTTTGGGTTGTCTTAGTGAATTTTTTCCCTGAAATAATTCAAAATTCCCAATCCCTAAACAATCTGAGTTCAAACATTTCACCTTTAATTAAATCATCAAAAAATATTCAGATTACAAATTCAATGATTCAAGAGAGCTTGAGTTCCGTACGACAGAATCTTAATACCCTGAAGAACAAAGAAGGATATGAACTGTACAAGAAGGTAATTCTCAAGCAAAAGGGAAAATTCAAATACGGAAATAAAGTATTCAATTTTAGATTTGAAAATTTTAGTTCAAATAACTCTAACAAAGTCGCTTTAATGATCACTGGTCAACCGAATTTTGATGATCTCGATAAAATCACAAAAGCATATGTCAATGACGCAAGACAGGCGATAAAAAAACTGTATTGGTATAACCAGACGGAAGCGATGCAAAAGAAATTGGATCAGGCACAACATTACCTTAATGAAATCGAAAGTAAAGAAATGGATTCGATGCGAGACATTCATCGCATTGCCCGTGCCTATTACCTAATCAAAGATGTCAGCGAGCATACGGCAGATACAGCCCGACATTTTGTTGAAGAACTTCAAGACGTAAACCAAAAACTGGGTAAAGCAGGAACCGATTCCGCGGGTATTCAAACGGCCTATTCCAATTGGAGAACGGTCAATTCACAGGTCTTTCAATATCTGAAAAGTGGAAATCCGATCTACGAAGAAGCAATCGAACTTTTCCAGACGGTCGACAAATCATTCAATGAACTGTTTGAAGCGGGACTGAAACTGAAATTTGCTGAACAGAATGCGAAAAACTCCCGTCTTTCGCTGGATCACAAAAAGTTCCTCGACATGCAAATCGACCAGACAGAGGATAAATTCATCGAACTGGTCGAAGGAACCCGGGCACATACCGCCAACATCGATAACTATCTGAAGCGCATCGCCACCGCACTGGAAGACGATTTCAATACGCAGTTTTATTATCCCGCCTTCAAGGAAGCCCGTGATGCCAGCCGCTACTGGAATGTTTCGTTCGGCTCGATGGAAACATCCAGCATCCTGACCAACAACCGCTCGCTGGGTAAAGTCGCCCCCAAGGCGACGATCGAATTCGATCTCCCCAAACGGCAGTTGGCCATCGTCGAAGGCATGAATATTGCCGAGGCTGCGTTTAAAGAATATGGCGCCTTGGTGAATGACCCGACCTTCCTGGCAATTACCTCCATGAACGGTGGCGAGAACGTGCAGGGGGGATATACGATCAAACCCGATTCGTTAGACAAACAGGTCTTAGGACAACCGGGATCTCAGGGGCAACGTTTCGGCTCTGCATTTGAAAATTTAATTCCGGACCCAGCCGTGTTCAAATTCGAAACAGGAACCGGCTTCACTGTTCGCCCCGTCATTCAGCCGGACGGTCAGGCGGTCGTCTTCGATCTGAACTATCTCTATCGTACCAATGTGCGGGAACCTGTTCGGGCTGACGAAAAGCATCTGGGAAGAATTAAGGAACACTTCATCGATACCGACGTCCAACTGGGGAACTACGAACTCCGGGAAATCAGCCGCTTTGTGATCGCCTTGAAAGCATCGCGAACTGCTAATGGAGTTCCACTTCTGTCGGACGTACCGGGAGTCGGCGTCCTGTTCCGACCGACGCCAAGTGCAGAAAGTTCTCTGCAACAAAGCCAGATCATGAGTCAGGCGGTCATCTATCCGACCCTGTTTGACTTGATGGGACTCCGCTGGGCTCCCGCGGTCGCTGATGTCGGACCGCTGGAACTGTCTAACCGCGAGTTCATCTCCAAAGGCCGCGATCGCTTCCTGAAAAATCGCGTTTACGACTACGCTGGTTCGCAGGTCGATCAATTCCTGCAGATCAAAGAACCGGAACGACGCTCCGACCTGTACCGTACACAGGAAACCATTCCCGATGTCCATCCCAACGGATACATGGGGCCTGGCTTGAATCTTAAACGAAGTCACCTTCAGGAAAACTTTCATCCTGAACAACAAAATCCTTCCGAACGATTTATCCCCCGTTCCAACCGTGATGGTTTTAGAGACACTGACCGGGCAGTTCCGGTATTACCATCAGGTCCCGGCTTGAATTCACTGCCGCCAATTCCCTCGGCAGCGCCCGCTGAGACTTCAGCAATGCCGGTCCGGGATAACCAGATTCAGCCAGCTTCCTGGACGGCCACAGATTTATCCCCTAAACGGGAGCCGACAATCGTGAGCCCTCAGCAGGAAGCCCGGATTTCTTCACCCAGAAGAGTGGTTTCTCAATCAGTGACGCGTTCAGCTCCGACTGCGGCCACACCAAAGGTACCAGCAAATAATTATCCAGTTCAACAAAAAGCGGCACCTTCACAACCCAAACAAACCAGTATCTACAAACGGTCTGTCTCTCGAATTAAATCACTTTTCAGGAATTAA
- a CDS encoding coiled-coil domain-containing protein codes for MSSNTGYTQNFQTQIAKTKTSKLKRSFKHLIRNSADFGNDLVNSEQDSKEAETNPLKDHLKFELLTGGKWVTLDSSSSQIEATNQPLRISYVPLKDPVKNSNVELTFQKCHSEFKIKKEKAILTFKLTPFSPQKKRNKLGGRSSEVISRLPAGMYSIDITTNDSKKIIDFWLKVSAASPEPPIISSIDTRLAEQGELSLKLKNVIAGDQISLFVNGEPTKPVIIRKESKLDSYFLFGPILPPGTSLITVKVKRHDKESDYSSAVKTTARSTVIMARNTELIEENFKNRSRNSQDDPRLEDDSEFEFVNSRYSKKKKKRKYVTKDELKEELAEQLEKLNDSIKGEIAQAHQAQALSAYEKQIDSLSTLVEKITKELTKQQQADQALQNQINGKFADLNREIQSLKKCMKYLRTGWGNEAVFSWPSPEAVRESYLKNIKQLETLPFLTHRVLIEKEYSDKILDACKKSGEFTLDITFKTMDPQQATSELMRIVSFSQDPNLRNFTLGQYKDELVFRIRTDAGNALDQNGLSKTNGGSQGVHFKKGIKANEIHNVVISFYDQTLHFWLDGKKLPLTEKYAAPISGWDKSYRLLLGDELVVTDGKRKWDGEVHSFSIRNRGVHLARPDADVFECLFSGSTPNANHTVSINDSLTTQSPDTFTASPTTAMNTDPTSESRSPDTSTSSSDSDSDSDTDTDSIDLETSESKKIAVKEFAFPFPASFPLPRYHRDGSSFETEGAVLDQMRLAITKDGRYQLDFETRSTVRAEITLQLLVQLDNGQWYPLTIPKQTIVPSEYKQDQSESAKYAESKSIKGYAPILVNRSGQIRDIRRRGNAVFGTPPYNN; via the coding sequence ATGAGCAGCAACACAGGCTATACACAGAACTTTCAAACCCAGATCGCCAAAACCAAGACGTCAAAACTAAAACGCAGCTTCAAGCATCTGATTCGAAACTCTGCTGACTTCGGAAATGATTTGGTTAATTCAGAGCAGGATTCAAAAGAGGCAGAAACAAACCCGCTCAAAGATCACTTGAAGTTCGAATTACTCACAGGTGGAAAGTGGGTGACGCTCGACTCCTCCAGTTCCCAGATCGAAGCGACAAATCAGCCGCTCAGAATTTCTTATGTCCCCTTAAAAGATCCTGTTAAGAATTCAAATGTGGAACTGACTTTTCAAAAGTGTCATTCTGAGTTTAAAATCAAAAAAGAAAAAGCAATCCTCACTTTCAAGCTCACTCCCTTTTCTCCACAGAAGAAACGTAACAAACTAGGTGGACGGTCTTCAGAAGTAATCTCCAGACTACCCGCAGGAATGTATTCCATTGATATTACGACAAATGATTCTAAAAAAATAATTGATTTCTGGCTCAAAGTATCGGCGGCCTCGCCAGAGCCACCAATCATCAGTTCCATTGATACGCGGCTGGCAGAACAGGGAGAGCTGTCGCTCAAGCTGAAGAACGTTATAGCCGGAGATCAGATCAGCCTGTTTGTCAATGGTGAACCCACGAAGCCTGTGATCATCAGAAAAGAATCCAAACTCGATTCCTATTTCTTGTTTGGACCAATTCTCCCCCCCGGCACTTCGTTGATCACTGTCAAAGTGAAGCGGCACGACAAAGAGAGTGATTATTCATCCGCGGTCAAAACAACTGCACGATCCACCGTCATCATGGCTCGTAATACAGAATTGATCGAGGAAAACTTCAAAAACAGATCACGAAACAGCCAAGATGATCCCCGCCTGGAAGACGATTCCGAATTCGAATTCGTCAACAGTCGGTATTCAAAAAAGAAAAAGAAACGCAAATACGTCACCAAAGACGAATTAAAGGAAGAGTTAGCAGAACAGCTTGAAAAGTTGAATGACTCAATAAAAGGAGAGATCGCACAGGCACATCAGGCGCAGGCTCTCTCTGCATATGAAAAACAAATTGACTCATTAAGCACACTTGTCGAAAAGATTACTAAAGAACTGACTAAGCAGCAGCAGGCAGATCAGGCCCTCCAAAATCAGATCAATGGAAAATTTGCCGACCTGAATCGCGAGATCCAGTCACTGAAAAAATGCATGAAATACCTACGCACAGGCTGGGGTAATGAAGCGGTCTTTAGCTGGCCCTCTCCCGAAGCCGTCAGGGAATCATACCTCAAAAACATTAAACAGCTCGAAACACTACCCTTTTTAACCCATCGCGTACTCATCGAAAAAGAATATAGCGACAAGATTCTGGATGCCTGTAAAAAGTCGGGAGAATTCACTCTTGATATCACTTTTAAAACAATGGATCCCCAGCAGGCAACGAGTGAATTGATGCGAATCGTTTCTTTTTCCCAGGACCCCAATCTGCGGAATTTCACACTGGGGCAGTACAAAGACGAACTGGTTTTTCGGATCAGGACAGACGCTGGGAATGCTCTAGACCAAAACGGGCTGAGCAAAACGAATGGAGGATCTCAAGGAGTTCATTTCAAAAAAGGAATCAAGGCAAACGAAATCCACAATGTCGTGATCAGCTTTTATGACCAGACACTTCACTTCTGGCTGGATGGTAAAAAATTGCCGCTGACCGAAAAATATGCGGCGCCCATCTCAGGCTGGGATAAATCATACAGGCTGCTTCTCGGCGACGAGCTTGTTGTGACTGATGGTAAGCGAAAATGGGACGGCGAAGTCCATTCGTTTTCGATCCGAAACCGAGGCGTTCACCTGGCCAGACCGGATGCCGATGTTTTTGAATGTTTATTTTCAGGAAGCACGCCAAATGCAAATCATACCGTTTCAATAAACGACTCACTGACCACCCAATCACCGGATACCTTCACTGCAAGTCCCACTACAGCGATGAATACTGACCCCACTTCTGAATCTCGTTCTCCTGACACTTCTACTTCCAGCTCCGATTCTGACTCCGATTCCGATACTGATACTGATTCGATTGACCTGGAGACCTCGGAAAGCAAAAAGATCGCGGTCAAGGAATTTGCCTTCCCCTTCCCTGCTTCGTTCCCTCTGCCGCGCTATCATCGCGATGGAAGCTCCTTTGAAACAGAGGGGGCGGTCCTGGATCAAATGCGGTTAGCCATCACCAAAGATGGACGATATCAACTCGACTTCGAAACCCGATCGACAGTTCGGGCCGAAATCACGCTGCAACTACTGGTGCAATTAGATAACGGACAATGGTACCCCCTCACGATTCCCAAACAGACGATCGTCCCCTCAGAGTATAAACAGGACCAGTCCGAATCGGCAAAATATGCCGAAAGCAAGTCCATAAAGGGCTATGCCCCCATCCTGGTCAATCGGAGTGGACAGATCCGCGATATTCGCCGCCGCGGCAATGCCGTGTTTGGCACCCCGCCTTATAACAATTAA